The nucleotide window TGCGTTTTCGTTCTCAAGATTTAATTTTACGAGAGATTTAGACAGTTGGCAATTCAATTTTAATTGGGTGCCTTTTGGTTCAAATTCGTCATATACATTTTTTATTGGTGTAAAATCATCTACACTCGCTGATTTAAAGTGGGATAAAAACAAACCACCTGATAGATTATTGTTTTAAAAATCACTACATACAACATCTACATATATTTATAAATTACATGAAAAAAATAATAACTACAGACAAAGCTCCTGCTCCTATTGGGCCATACAACCAAGCTGTTTTAAGTGGAAACACCTTGTATACTTCAGGACAAATTGCTATTGATGCTGAAACTGGTGAGTTGGTTTTGGATTCAATTAAAATTGAAACAACAAAAGTTATGGAGAACATGAAAGCAGTTCTAGAAGCTGCTGAAATGACTTTTGAAAACGTGGTAAAATCTTCCATATTTATTTCGGACATGAAAAATTTTAAAGAAATAAATGAAGTCTATGCTCA belongs to Polaribacter dokdonensis and includes:
- a CDS encoding Rid family detoxifying hydrolase, producing the protein MKKIITTDKAPAPIGPYNQAVLSGNTLYTSGQIAIDAETGELVLDSIKIETTKVMENMKAVLEAAEMTFENVVKSSIFISDMKNFKEINEVYAQYFNEETAPARETVEVANLPKYVNVEISMIAVK